One Aegilops tauschii subsp. strangulata cultivar AL8/78 chromosome 7, Aet v6.0, whole genome shotgun sequence genomic window carries:
- the LOC109766853 gene encoding protein IN2-1 homolog B: MAAGAAVPVISAGEDLPADQTSASSEPPSLFDGTTRLYVAYHCPYAQRVWIARNCKGLQGKIKIVALDLVDRPAWYKDKVYPENKVPALEHNKQVKGESLNLLKYIDDNFDGPELLPHDSAKKMFAEELLAYSDSFNASAFFSCLRFMGDVTDEAVAAVDKIEAALGKFSDGPFFLGQFSLVDIAYVPFIERLQISYSGIKNYDIVGGRPNLGRFIEEVNKINAYTQTKLDTQVTLDIIKEKFGVP, from the exons ATGGCCGCAGGTGCTGCCGTTCCGGTCAT CTCCGCCGGAGAAGATCTCCCCGCTGACCAGACCTCCGCCTCGTCCGAGCCCCCTTCCCTCTTCGACGGCACCACCAG GCTGTACGTGGCGTACCACTGCCCATACGCGCAGCGCGTCTGGATCGCCAGGAACTGCAAG GGCTTGCAGGGCAAGATCAAGATAGTCGCGCTAGATCTCGTGGACAGGCCAGCCTGGTACAAGGACAAGGTCTACCCAGAGAACAAG GTACCTGCCCTGGAGCACAACAAGCAAGTGAAAGGAGAGAGCCTGAATCTGCTCAAGTACATCGACGACAATTTCGATGGCCCAGAGTTGCTCCCTCAT GATTCTGCAAAGAAGATGTTTGCCGAGGAACTGCTTGCGTACAGCGACAGTTTCAACGCCAGTGCTTTCTTTTCATGCCTACGCTTCATGGGAGATGTGACCGACGAAGCTG TTGCCGCTGTTGATAAAATAGAAGCTGCCCTAGGGAAGTTCAGCGATGGCCCATTCTTCCTTGGCCAGTTCAGTCTG GTTGACATTGCATATGTGCCATTCATCGAAAGGCTTCAGATATCCTATTCTGGCATCAAGAACTACGATATCGTTGGGGGCAGACCCAACCTTGGCAGATTCATCGAG GAAGTCAACAAGATCAACGCATATACACAAACCAAACTGGACACACAAGTTACACTTGACATAATAAAAGAGAAGTTCGGA GTTCCTTAA